The Microscilla marina ATCC 23134 genome contains the following window.
GCAAGAAAACCGCTTTGACTATTTACTTATAGAAAGTACTGGAATCTCAGAGCCACTACCAGTTGCCCAGAGTTTTTTCTTCGACAGTCCAGAGCTTGCCCTAAATCTCTCAGATGTGAGCCAGCTAGATACTTTGGTAACGGTAGTAGATGCCTATAATTTTGCCAGAGACTTTAGCTCTAGCGATACTATACTAGACCGGGAAATGAACGATGATCAAGCCGATAACCGTACCATTGTAAACCTGCTGACTGACCAACTTGAGTTTGCCAATGTGATTATCCTTAATAAAGTTGATTTGGTAACTAAAGAACAGTTAGGTGCACTTAAGGCGATCATTCAGAAGTTTAATCCTACCGCCCGCATTATAGAAAGTACCTTCGGAAAAGTGGAGTTAAATACCATACTTGATACCCAACTCTTTGATTTTGAAAGTACCTCACAGTCTGCCGGGTGGATACAAGAACTGCAACAAACACATACTCCCGAAACCGAAGAGTATGGAATTGGTTCTTTTGTGTTTCAAGCCAAACGTCCTTTTCACCCCGAAAGGTTTTGGGCATACCTTACCAATGAGTTTCCAACTACAATTATTCGCAGTAAAGGCTTATTTTGGTTGGTGTCGCGCCCTGACGACGCACTAAACTGGTCACAAGCGGGTGCCTCGTTAAGGGCAGAGAAGGCAGGTGTATGGTGGGCAAGTGTTCCCTTACACGAAAGATTACAATATCCAGATTATACCGAAACGCTGGATTTTTTAGAAGATCGCTGGGATGATGATTTTGGTGATCGCTTAAATGAAATGGTTTTTATTGGTCAAGACATGGATAAAACAGCCATTGTTGATGCCTTGAACCAATGCTTGTGTACACCAGAAGAAACCGCTAATGCCTGGGATCAAATACATTTTGCTGATCCATTTCCGCAATGGTAAATACTTGATGTATGAAAGTTGTGGTTGGTCTCAGTCTTAGAGCTTGTTTATTCCGTTGGCCTTTAGACGCGATAGAAACCAGCAAATTATGCAGTAGTTTAAACAATTTATGAAGAAGTAAATAACCGTTATGAACCCTAAGCATTGGTTATACATTTTACCTATCTCTTTGGTAGTAGTGCTCATTATTATCAATTT
Protein-coding sequences here:
- a CDS encoding GTP-binding protein, whose amino-acid sequence is MKKLPVTVLSGFLGAGKTTLLNHVLHNKQGLKVAVIVNDMSEVNVDARLVKEGNTLSRTEEKLVEMSNGCICCTLREDLIEEVGKLAQENRFDYLLIESTGISEPLPVAQSFFFDSPELALNLSDVSQLDTLVTVVDAYNFARDFSSSDTILDREMNDDQADNRTIVNLLTDQLEFANVIILNKVDLVTKEQLGALKAIIQKFNPTARIIESTFGKVELNTILDTQLFDFESTSQSAGWIQELQQTHTPETEEYGIGSFVFQAKRPFHPERFWAYLTNEFPTTIIRSKGLFWLVSRPDDALNWSQAGASLRAEKAGVWWASVPLHERLQYPDYTETLDFLEDRWDDDFGDRLNEMVFIGQDMDKTAIVDALNQCLCTPEETANAWDQIHFADPFPQW